A genome region from Mesorhizobium sp. B2-1-8 includes the following:
- a CDS encoding peptidylprolyl isomerase, with translation MPTMRKYLFSAGFALFVAATSVSMTVMTLPAFASAIKYVVNDIAITSGDIAHRAAFLKLQRKKGDAAQEMIDQTLRVAEARRLGIRISDAQVAAAYQRFATNNKMELAQLDGVMEKSGVGKDHFKEFIRAQMAWNQALSARYRSGEGGSVTEQDAVRRMLDKGGAKPSAMEYMLQQVIFVVPAAERSATLAKRKREADAMRARFNGCNTTREFAKGLIDVTVRDLGRVLAPQLPPDWAEQIKATKVGGATVTRETERGVEFIGICSSREVSDDKTAQMVFQSEGSNDKAADDLSKKYVDELKAKARIVKR, from the coding sequence ATGCCAACGATGAGGAAATACCTCTTTTCAGCAGGGTTCGCGCTGTTCGTGGCGGCGACATCCGTGTCGATGACCGTGATGACGCTGCCGGCTTTCGCCAGCGCGATCAAATACGTCGTCAACGACATAGCAATCACCAGTGGCGATATCGCCCATCGTGCCGCCTTCCTGAAGCTGCAGCGCAAGAAGGGCGACGCTGCCCAGGAAATGATCGACCAAACACTGCGCGTCGCCGAGGCCAGACGGCTCGGCATCCGTATCAGCGATGCACAGGTCGCGGCCGCCTACCAGCGCTTTGCCACCAACAACAAAATGGAACTCGCTCAGCTCGATGGCGTCATGGAAAAATCCGGCGTCGGCAAGGATCATTTCAAGGAATTCATCCGTGCCCAGATGGCATGGAACCAGGCCCTGAGCGCACGTTACCGGTCCGGCGAAGGTGGCAGCGTGACCGAACAGGACGCGGTGCGGCGCATGCTCGACAAGGGCGGAGCCAAGCCGAGCGCCATGGAATACATGCTGCAGCAGGTCATCTTCGTCGTGCCAGCGGCAGAACGCAGCGCGACGCTGGCCAAACGCAAGCGCGAGGCCGACGCCATGCGTGCCCGCTTCAACGGCTGCAACACGACGCGCGAGTTCGCCAAGGGCCTGATCGACGTCACCGTTCGCGACCTCGGCCGGGTGCTGGCGCCGCAACTGCCGCCGGACTGGGCCGAGCAGATCAAAGCGACCAAGGTCGGTGGCGCCACCGTCACGCGCGAGACCGAACGCGGCGTCGAATTCATCGGCATCTGCTCGTCGCGCGAAGTGTCCGACGACAAGACGGCCCAGATGGTGTTCCAGAGCGAAGGCTCCAACGACAAGGCCGCCGACGATCTCAGCAAGAAATATGTCGACGAGCTGAAGGCGAAAGCCCGCATCGTCAAGCGCTGA
- the lptG gene encoding LPS export ABC transporter permease LptG → MMGWTLGRYFFFRYVAITIWFFLGLLALVFLIDFTELSGRTTGLPGFTYGTAMAISGLRMPMIMLQTVPFVGLFSAMATLVSLNRRYELVIARSAGVSAWQFLLPCCIGALLFGAVSVGIINPLAAHAFSLSEQIETELRSGKSNTVSADAAPWIRQKTSSGDTIIGARAILGQGLEMADAVFFILDQQGNIVERKDAARAYLRDGYWELQDVKTFRNGTIQTVANDRVPTNLKPEFVQERLARPETIPFYDLPGKIEVARSFGLKANAFAMQFDSLVALPFLLVAMTLIAATVSMRFARMGQSATMILGGVVAGFLLYVVSVLVKAFGVAGFVPTAIAAWVPVVVAMFFGVTFLLYKEDG, encoded by the coding sequence CTGATGGGCTGGACTCTGGGCCGTTACTTCTTCTTCCGCTACGTGGCGATCACGATCTGGTTCTTCCTCGGCCTTCTGGCGCTGGTATTCCTGATCGATTTCACCGAACTGTCGGGCCGCACCACCGGCCTGCCGGGGTTCACCTATGGCACGGCGATGGCCATTTCAGGCCTTCGAATGCCGATGATCATGCTGCAGACGGTGCCGTTTGTCGGCTTGTTCTCGGCGATGGCGACGCTGGTTTCGCTCAACCGACGTTACGAACTCGTCATCGCACGGTCCGCGGGCGTTTCCGCCTGGCAGTTCCTTTTGCCATGCTGCATCGGCGCACTGCTGTTTGGCGCCGTGTCGGTCGGGATCATCAACCCGCTCGCCGCGCACGCCTTCTCCTTGTCCGAACAGATCGAGACCGAGCTGCGCTCCGGCAAATCCAACACGGTTTCGGCTGATGCCGCTCCATGGATTCGCCAGAAAACCAGTTCCGGCGACACGATCATCGGCGCGCGCGCCATCCTCGGCCAGGGTCTGGAGATGGCCGACGCGGTCTTTTTCATCCTCGACCAGCAGGGCAATATCGTCGAGCGCAAGGATGCGGCGCGTGCTTACCTGCGCGACGGCTATTGGGAATTGCAGGATGTGAAGACCTTCAGGAACGGCACCATCCAGACCGTCGCGAACGATCGTGTGCCGACCAATCTGAAGCCGGAATTCGTGCAGGAGCGGCTGGCGCGCCCGGAGACGATTCCCTTCTATGACCTGCCCGGAAAAATCGAGGTTGCCCGTTCCTTCGGCCTCAAGGCAAATGCCTTTGCCATGCAGTTTGATTCGCTGGTGGCGTTGCCGTTCCTCCTCGTCGCCATGACGCTGATTGCGGCAACAGTTTCAATGCGATTTGCGCGAATGGGGCAGTCGGCAACGATGATTCTAGGTGGCGTCGTTGCCGGGTTTCTGCTTTATGTCGTTTCTGTGCTGGTGAAGGCGTTCGGCGTGGCGGGGTTCGTGCCGACTGCGATAGCCGCCTGGGTGCCGGTCGTGGTAGCTATGTTCTTCGGGGTGACTTTCCTGCTATACAAGGAAGACGGCTAG
- the rsmA gene encoding 16S rRNA (adenine(1518)-N(6)/adenine(1519)-N(6))-dimethyltransferase RsmA produces MSASASGLRASIDGLPPLRDVIERHGLQAKKALGQNFLLDLNLTGKIARSAGDLTNATVIEVGPGPGGLTRALLSNGARRVVAIERDERCLAALAEVSAHYPGRLEVISGDALKTDFAALASGADHGPVRIVANLPYNIGTELLVRWLTVPDWPPFYASMTLMFQREVAQRIVAAPDSDAYGRLGVLAGWRTQARIAFDVPPQAFTPPPKVTSSVVHLEPRTTPLPADVKKLGRVTEAAFGQRRKMLRQSVKSLGGEALLERAGIDPTRRAETLSVEEFVRLTNAV; encoded by the coding sequence ATGAGCGCTTCCGCTTCCGGTCTTCGCGCGAGCATCGATGGGCTGCCGCCACTGCGCGACGTCATCGAGCGCCATGGGCTGCAGGCGAAGAAGGCGCTCGGCCAGAACTTCCTGCTCGATCTCAATTTGACCGGCAAGATCGCACGCAGCGCCGGCGACCTGACAAATGCCACGGTGATCGAGGTCGGGCCTGGGCCTGGAGGGCTGACAAGGGCGCTGCTATCGAACGGCGCCCGCCGGGTCGTCGCCATCGAGCGCGACGAACGCTGCCTGGCAGCGCTCGCCGAAGTCTCGGCTCATTACCCCGGTCGGCTGGAGGTGATTTCGGGCGACGCGCTGAAGACCGACTTCGCCGCCCTCGCCTCGGGGGCCGACCACGGTCCTGTCCGGATCGTAGCCAATCTGCCCTACAACATCGGCACCGAACTGCTGGTCCGATGGCTGACGGTTCCGGACTGGCCGCCCTTCTACGCCTCGATGACGCTGATGTTCCAGCGTGAGGTCGCCCAGCGCATCGTCGCGGCACCCGACAGCGATGCCTATGGCAGGCTGGGTGTGCTCGCCGGCTGGCGCACGCAGGCCAGAATCGCCTTCGACGTCCCGCCCCAGGCCTTCACGCCACCACCCAAGGTCACCTCTTCGGTGGTGCACCTGGAGCCGCGCACGACACCGCTGCCCGCCGATGTGAAGAAACTCGGCCGGGTCACGGAAGCCGCCTTCGGCCAACGCCGGAAGATGCTGCGGCAGAGCGTGAAAAGCCTCGGCGGCGAGGCCTTGCTCGAACGAGCGGGGATCGACCCGACGCGCAGGGCGGAAACACTCAGCGTCGAGGAGTTCGTGCGGCTGACGAATGCGGTCTAG
- the pdxA gene encoding 4-hydroxythreonine-4-phosphate dehydrogenase PdxA encodes MGSAMTALALSVGDPSGIGPEIAIAAFLARNAVGLPSFYLLADPAVVASRARHLGVSLPIEEVMPVQAIEVFGRALPIVPLTARFIDSPGRPDPANAAGTIEAIDRAVAACLAGEAAAVVTCPIAKKPLYNAGFRFPGHTEYLAHLAARHSGLEAMPVMMLAGPDLRTVPVTIHIALAEVPKALSTELIVATARITAADLANRFGIAKPRLAIAGLNPHAGESGSMGLEDEHIVRPAVDILRAQGIDAFGPLPADTLFHARARAGYDVALCMYHDQALIPAKALAFDEAVNVTLGLPFIRTSPDHGTAFDIAGKGVARPDSLIAALKLARRLADIDAKAGTA; translated from the coding sequence GTGGGCAGCGCGATGACCGCGCTGGCGTTGAGCGTCGGCGATCCGTCCGGTATCGGCCCTGAAATCGCCATCGCCGCCTTCCTTGCGCGCAACGCCGTCGGCTTGCCCTCCTTCTACCTGCTGGCCGACCCGGCCGTGGTCGCCTCTCGCGCACGCCACCTTGGCGTCTCGCTGCCTATCGAGGAAGTGATGCCGGTGCAGGCGATCGAGGTCTTTGGCCGCGCCTTGCCGATCGTTCCCCTGACGGCGCGCTTCATCGACAGCCCCGGCCGACCCGACCCGGCCAACGCAGCCGGCACCATCGAAGCGATCGACCGCGCAGTCGCGGCCTGCCTTGCCGGCGAGGCGGCTGCCGTGGTGACCTGCCCGATAGCCAAGAAACCGCTCTACAATGCCGGCTTCCGTTTTCCCGGCCATACCGAATATCTGGCGCATCTGGCGGCTCGGCACAGCGGCCTCGAGGCGATGCCGGTGATGATGCTGGCAGGTCCCGACTTGCGCACGGTTCCCGTCACCATCCACATCGCTCTGGCCGAGGTGCCGAAGGCCCTGAGCACCGAATTGATCGTCGCGACCGCGCGCATCACCGCGGCCGACCTTGCCAACCGCTTCGGCATCGCCAAGCCGCGGCTCGCCATTGCCGGCCTCAATCCGCATGCCGGCGAAAGCGGCTCCATGGGCCTGGAAGACGAGCATATCGTGCGCCCGGCGGTCGACATCCTGCGCGCTCAAGGCATCGATGCTTTCGGCCCCCTGCCCGCCGACACCTTGTTCCATGCCCGGGCGCGGGCGGGCTACGATGTGGCACTTTGCATGTATCACGACCAGGCATTGATCCCGGCCAAGGCGCTGGCCTTCGACGAGGCGGTCAACGTCACGCTGGGCCTGCCCTTCATCCGCACCTCGCCCGACCACGGCACCGCCTTCGACATCGCCGGCAAGGGCGTGGCGCGACCCGACAGCCTGATCGCAGCACTGAAACTTGCCAGAAGACTCGCCGACATCGACGCAAAGGCCGGCACCGCATGA
- a CDS encoding DNA polymerase III subunit chi, giving the protein MADVLFYHLTESTLEDALPGLLERSLDRGWRAVVQTGTEERRDALDQHLWTFRDDSFLAHATDREAYPDEQPILLTTGDGNPNGAKIRFLVDGAAAPDLAGYERAVFLFDGHDAAQVEMARAHWKTMKDAGHAVTYWQQTADRRWERKA; this is encoded by the coding sequence ATGGCCGATGTGCTGTTCTACCATCTGACCGAATCGACGCTGGAAGATGCGCTGCCAGGCCTGCTCGAGCGCAGCCTCGATCGCGGCTGGCGCGCCGTGGTGCAGACCGGCACCGAGGAGCGGCGCGACGCGCTGGACCAGCATCTGTGGACTTTCCGCGATGATTCCTTTCTGGCACACGCGACCGATCGCGAAGCTTATCCAGATGAACAACCAATCCTGTTGACCACCGGCGACGGCAATCCCAACGGAGCCAAGATCAGGTTCCTGGTCGACGGCGCGGCGGCGCCCGACCTTGCCGGCTACGAGCGTGCGGTGTTCCTGTTTGATGGCCATGACGCGGCCCAGGTCGAGATGGCCCGGGCGCATTGGAAGACGATGAAGGACGCGGGCCACGCCGTGACGTACTGGCAGCAGACCGCGGACCGCCGCTGGGAGCGCAAGGCTTAG
- a CDS encoding DUF1330 domain-containing protein codes for MPAYVISDVTVRDEEALRTYRSRAAASIARYGGRYLVRGGQVQTLEGEWHPEPLIVVEFPDIEQARRWYASAEYAAALEVRDAALHRRLILVDGMAP; via the coding sequence ATGCCCGCCTATGTCATTTCCGATGTCACGGTCCGCGACGAAGAGGCGTTGCGGACATACCGCTCCCGCGCCGCGGCCTCGATCGCCCGGTATGGCGGGCGCTATCTGGTGCGCGGCGGTCAGGTGCAGACGCTGGAAGGTGAGTGGCATCCGGAGCCGCTGATCGTTGTCGAATTTCCTGACATCGAGCAAGCACGGCGCTGGTACGCATCCGCCGAATATGCGGCGGCGCTGGAGGTGCGCGATGCCGCGCTCCACCGACGTCTGATCCTGGTCGACGGCATGGCGCCCTGA
- a CDS encoding leucyl aminopeptidase, with translation MNPRPSIAFAKFAAPQSAANRKGTVFVLSADDGLSDAARAYDPGKTLDRAFPVAEFAGKFASTVEILAPEATSLDRLVAVGAGRVSGLDEYAWLKLGGTIAASLRKATDVAVVLDVAGASPDGKDAANLAAGILLRGYSFDKYKTRKDKDDGQGGGKADPKKPVKVTIHTADPAGAKKAFADAEAVIDGVLLARDLVNEPANVLGPVEFAARAKDLEALGVKVEILTEKEMKKLGMGSLLGVAQGSPRGARMAVMQWNGGKPKDSPVAFIGKGVTFDTGGNSIKPASGMEDMKGDMGGAAAVTGLMHALAARKAKANVVGIIGLVENAVDGHAQRPGDIVTSMSGQTIEVLNTDAEGRLVLADALWYCNDRFQPKFMVNLATLTGAIMVALGLHHAGLFSNNDELAQRLTAAGQSTQERLWRMPLGAEYDKLIDSKNADMKNIGGRYGGAIIAAQFLQRFVKDTPWAHLDIAGTAMGSPLNEINQSWASGFGVRLLDRLVRDHYES, from the coding sequence ATGAACCCGAGACCGTCGATCGCCTTTGCAAAATTCGCCGCGCCCCAGTCGGCAGCGAACAGAAAGGGCACGGTCTTCGTGCTGTCGGCGGATGATGGCTTGAGCGATGCGGCCAGGGCTTACGATCCGGGCAAGACGCTGGATCGGGCTTTCCCGGTCGCCGAGTTTGCCGGCAAGTTCGCCAGCACTGTCGAAATCCTGGCGCCGGAAGCAACATCGCTCGACAGGTTGGTCGCGGTCGGCGCCGGCAGGGTGTCGGGGCTCGACGAGTATGCCTGGCTGAAGCTCGGCGGCACCATTGCGGCATCGCTGCGCAAGGCAACCGACGTCGCCGTGGTCCTCGACGTGGCCGGTGCCTCGCCCGATGGCAAGGACGCCGCGAACCTCGCCGCGGGCATTCTTTTGCGCGGCTATTCCTTCGACAAGTACAAGACCAGGAAGGATAAGGACGACGGCCAGGGGGGCGGTAAAGCCGACCCGAAAAAGCCGGTCAAGGTGACCATCCATACCGCCGACCCGGCAGGCGCCAAGAAAGCCTTCGCCGATGCCGAGGCGGTGATCGACGGTGTGCTTCTGGCGCGCGATCTCGTCAACGAACCGGCAAACGTGCTGGGACCGGTCGAGTTCGCCGCCCGCGCCAAGGACCTCGAGGCGCTCGGCGTCAAGGTCGAGATCCTGACCGAGAAGGAAATGAAGAAGCTCGGCATGGGCTCGCTGCTCGGTGTCGCGCAAGGCTCGCCCCGGGGCGCCCGCATGGCGGTCATGCAATGGAACGGCGGCAAGCCCAAGGACAGCCCGGTCGCCTTCATCGGCAAGGGCGTCACGTTCGATACCGGCGGCAATTCGATCAAGCCGGCGTCGGGCATGGAGGACATGAAAGGCGACATGGGCGGCGCTGCCGCCGTGACCGGGTTGATGCATGCGCTCGCCGCGCGCAAGGCCAAGGCCAATGTTGTCGGCATCATCGGTCTTGTCGAAAACGCGGTCGATGGTCATGCCCAGCGCCCGGGCGACATCGTCACCTCGATGTCGGGACAGACCATCGAGGTGCTCAACACCGACGCGGAGGGACGCCTCGTTCTGGCCGACGCGCTGTGGTACTGCAACGACCGCTTCCAGCCGAAATTCATGGTCAACTTGGCGACGCTGACCGGCGCCATCATGGTTGCGCTCGGCCTGCATCATGCCGGCCTGTTCTCAAACAACGACGAACTGGCGCAAAGGCTGACCGCGGCCGGACAGTCAACGCAGGAACGGCTGTGGCGCATGCCGCTCGGCGCCGAATACGACAAGCTGATCGATTCCAAGAATGCCGACATGAAGAACATCGGTGGCCGCTATGGCGGCGCGATCATCGCCGCGCAGTTCCTGCAGCGCTTCGTCAAGGACACGCCCTGGGCGCATCTCGACATCGCCGGTACCGCGATGGGCTCGCCATTGAACGAGATCAACCAGTCATGGGCTTCGGGTTTCGGCGTGCGGCTGCTGGATCGGCTGGTGCGTGATCACTACGAGAGCTGA
- the gmk gene encoding guanylate kinase, whose protein sequence is MVPRDLGSRIRRRGLMLVLSSPSGAGKSTIARNLLESDSSLELSVSVTTRPRRGSEIEGVHYHFRTMREFERLRDSDSLLEWAEVHGNCYATPREPAELALAQGRDMLFDIDWQGAQQLKEKMRADIVSIFILPPSMKELKARLKRRAEDQEAVIETRLKNARNEIEHWKEYDFVIVNDDLDRAFAEVRGIVVAERLRRDRRPGLFDFVSGLLDEKTV, encoded by the coding sequence ATGGTTCCCAGGGATTTGGGGTCCCGCATCCGCCGCCGAGGGCTGATGCTCGTCCTGTCGTCACCATCGGGTGCCGGCAAGTCGACGATCGCGCGCAACCTGCTGGAGAGCGATTCAAGCCTCGAACTGTCGGTCTCGGTCACCACGAGGCCGCGCCGCGGCTCGGAAATCGAGGGCGTTCACTACCATTTCCGCACGATGCGCGAATTCGAGCGGTTGCGCGATTCCGACTCGCTGCTCGAATGGGCGGAGGTGCATGGCAATTGCTATGCGACACCGCGCGAGCCGGCCGAACTGGCGCTGGCCCAGGGGCGCGACATGCTGTTCGACATCGACTGGCAGGGCGCTCAGCAGCTCAAGGAGAAGATGCGCGCCGACATCGTCTCGATCTTCATCCTGCCTCCGTCCATGAAGGAATTGAAGGCGCGGCTGAAGCGCCGCGCCGAGGACCAGGAGGCGGTGATCGAGACGCGGCTGAAGAACGCCCGCAATGAGATCGAGCACTGGAAGGAATATGATTTCGTCATCGTCAATGACGATCTCGACCGCGCCTTCGCCGAGGTGCGCGGTATCGTCGTCGCCGAGCGGCTGCGGCGCGACCGCCGGCCCGGTCTGTTCGATTTCGTGTCGGGATTGTTGGACGAAAAAACCGTCTGA
- a CDS encoding LPS-assembly protein LptD, which produces MREAFLPSDRQARLARLYAASALACLLACGVPLPAFAQDVGNMAATVPSGSQMLLAADTLEYNNDNQTVTAIGGVQIDYGGNRLVAQKVVYNRNTKRMVASGNVEIVNSDGTKINSQHIDITDDFADGFVNALRVETVDKAYFAAESAERMGGVLTTFHNGVYTACEPCEDKPDKAPTWRVKARKIIWNGEKKTVRFENANFEFFGFPLAYLPAFEIADPTVKRKSGFLIPSIGYNSHLGYSVKVPYYFALSPTYDLTVTGSGYTKQGFLGEAEWRQRFNNGQYTFKVAGIQQQNPDAFIDSAGRNIDSGAVGDSNKFRGMMGTQGQFAINERWNFGWDVLLQTDKDFSHTYNIAKYNEYVHQSSVYLTGLNDRNYFDVRAMHFEVQENTLNSNPAARSGQQPWVLPSLDYAYIPDTSVAGGQLSLNVNTRVIRREDLDEAFNKPYDPATLAQRVRGIEGESGRLTTEAEWKRTFVTDDGLVLTPLLALQGDVDYVRASSASLAAIQEMAANPVINTSEDMRSSFARYMATAGLEMSWPLLFSLASGSSHVVEPMAQVFLRPNEQYVGGLSIPNEDAQSMVFDATTLFERDKFSGYDRIEGGSRANVGLRYSGSYINGWGTNAIFGQSYQIGGENSFAAPDLVNVGANSGLETTKSDYVGLFGITSPNGFAASVSGRFDEQSFEIRRAELKAAYSGLPVSLSAKYAFIQAQPLYGFTTDRHEVTLGASTHLAENWRVFGTGTYDLQEGLLVKDGVGFAYNDSCFTYLMTYAQSRDLNTREVTQSIGFNLSFRTLGDFGSSTNAIDTIQ; this is translated from the coding sequence GTGAGGGAGGCGTTTTTGCCCAGCGACAGGCAGGCCCGTTTGGCGCGCCTCTATGCGGCGAGCGCCTTGGCGTGCCTGCTTGCCTGCGGCGTCCCGCTGCCGGCGTTCGCGCAGGATGTCGGCAACATGGCGGCCACGGTGCCGTCCGGCTCGCAGATGCTGCTGGCCGCCGACACGCTGGAATACAACAACGACAACCAGACGGTGACCGCCATCGGCGGCGTGCAGATCGACTATGGCGGCAACCGCCTCGTCGCCCAGAAGGTCGTCTACAACCGCAACACCAAGCGGATGGTCGCCAGTGGCAATGTCGAGATCGTCAACAGCGACGGCACCAAGATCAATTCGCAGCACATCGACATCACCGACGATTTCGCCGACGGTTTCGTCAACGCGCTACGCGTTGAAACCGTCGACAAGGCCTATTTCGCCGCCGAAAGCGCCGAACGCATGGGCGGCGTGCTGACCACCTTCCACAATGGTGTCTACACCGCCTGCGAACCGTGCGAGGACAAGCCCGACAAGGCACCGACATGGCGCGTCAAAGCCAGGAAGATCATCTGGAACGGCGAGAAGAAGACGGTTCGTTTCGAGAACGCGAATTTCGAGTTCTTCGGCTTTCCGCTGGCCTACCTGCCGGCGTTCGAGATCGCCGACCCGACGGTGAAGCGCAAGAGCGGCTTCCTGATCCCCAGCATCGGCTACAACAGCCATCTGGGGTACAGCGTCAAGGTTCCCTACTATTTCGCCCTTTCGCCGACATATGATCTGACGGTGACCGGAAGCGGCTACACCAAGCAGGGCTTCCTCGGCGAAGCCGAATGGCGCCAGCGCTTCAACAACGGCCAATACACTTTTAAGGTCGCCGGCATCCAGCAGCAGAATCCCGACGCCTTCATCGACAGCGCCGGCCGCAATATCGATTCGGGCGCAGTGGGCGATTCCAACAAGTTCCGCGGCATGATGGGCACGCAGGGGCAGTTCGCCATCAATGAACGCTGGAATTTCGGCTGGGACGTGCTGTTGCAGACCGACAAGGATTTCTCGCACACCTACAACATCGCCAAGTACAACGAATACGTTCACCAGTCGTCGGTCTACCTGACCGGTCTCAATGACCGTAACTATTTCGACGTGCGCGCCATGCATTTCGAAGTCCAGGAAAACACGCTCAACAGCAATCCAGCAGCGCGAAGCGGCCAGCAGCCGTGGGTGCTGCCCTCGCTCGACTATGCCTATATCCCCGACACATCGGTCGCCGGCGGCCAGTTGTCGCTCAACGTCAATACGCGCGTCATCCGTCGCGAAGATCTCGACGAGGCTTTCAACAAGCCATACGACCCTGCCACGCTGGCACAGCGTGTCCGTGGCATAGAAGGCGAGTCTGGCCGACTCACCACCGAAGCCGAATGGAAGCGGACATTCGTTACCGATGATGGGCTGGTACTGACACCGCTGCTGGCACTCCAGGGCGATGTTGACTACGTCCGCGCTTCATCGGCTTCGCTGGCGGCCATTCAGGAGATGGCCGCCAACCCTGTGATAAATACCAGCGAAGACATGCGCTCGTCCTTTGCCCGTTACATGGCGACCGCCGGGCTCGAGATGAGCTGGCCGCTGTTGTTCTCCCTGGCCAGCGGGTCGAGCCACGTTGTCGAGCCGATGGCACAGGTGTTCCTGCGTCCGAACGAACAATATGTCGGCGGTCTCTCCATTCCGAACGAAGATGCTCAAAGCATGGTTTTCGACGCGACCACGCTGTTCGAACGCGACAAGTTCTCCGGTTATGACCGCATCGAGGGCGGCTCGCGTGCCAATGTCGGGCTGCGCTATTCCGGCTCCTACATCAATGGCTGGGGCACCAATGCGATCTTCGGCCAGTCCTATCAGATCGGCGGCGAAAACTCCTTCGCGGCACCCGATCTGGTCAATGTCGGCGCAAATTCAGGGCTTGAAACCACCAAGTCCGACTATGTCGGCCTGTTTGGCATAACCAGCCCCAATGGCTTCGCCGCCTCGGTCAGCGGTCGTTTCGACGAACAGAGCTTCGAGATCCGCCGCGCCGAGCTGAAAGCTGCCTATTCCGGCCTGCCGGTGTCGTTGAGCGCCAAGTACGCCTTCATCCAGGCCCAACCGCTCTATGGTTTCACGACCGACCGTCACGAGGTCACGCTCGGCGCATCGACGCATCTTGCCGAGAACTGGCGCGTGTTCGGGACAGGAACCTACGACTTGCAGGAGGGCCTGCTGGTCAAGGACGGGGTCGGCTTCGCCTACAACGATTCCTGCTTCACCTATCTGATGACGTATGCGCAGTCGCGTGACCTGAACACCAGGGAAGTGACGCAGAGCATCGGATTCAACCTGTCGTTCCGCACCCTCGGCGACTTCGGCTCGTCTACCAACGCAATCGACACCATCCAATAA
- the lptF gene encoding LPS export ABC transporter permease LptF encodes MKVVERYIMRRAFVVFLAALVWTLAIVWTTQVLAKINLVTDSGQSALTFFEVASLILPSIVPIVVPFALVVAVAQTLSVMNSDSELAVVNASGASRWTIVRPIMLLALAASVFSFAVDNGIDPYARQKNRALVAESRADLLSLIIQEGTFRKIEDGLFLQIGERLPDNRLGGIFVADSREEGVNLVYYAKTGSIIERGGEKVLMMNDGVIHRKTLTGDLSVIRFTSYAFDMSAFMSAANQVTLLPKDQTTQYLLNPSPNDKNYQQNPQEYRAEVDQRFTEWTYSMVFALIALAVAGDARSHREARVNPLITAIAISLFVRWLGFFAASKADEVPQYSYMVYGVPIVASAVAIWFIVSNRTMELPVAWADWMTNLASRIGDGWNALKLRLSRRDTSGQGAG; translated from the coding sequence ATGAAGGTCGTTGAACGCTACATCATGCGCCGCGCTTTCGTGGTCTTCCTGGCAGCACTGGTCTGGACGCTGGCCATCGTGTGGACGACGCAAGTACTGGCCAAGATCAACCTGGTCACCGACAGCGGTCAGTCAGCCTTGACCTTCTTCGAGGTCGCGTCTCTTATTCTCCCCTCCATCGTTCCGATCGTCGTGCCTTTCGCGCTCGTGGTGGCCGTCGCCCAGACGCTCAGTGTGATGAATTCGGATTCGGAACTCGCGGTGGTCAACGCATCGGGGGCCTCGCGCTGGACCATCGTGCGGCCGATCATGCTGCTGGCGCTGGCCGCCAGCGTCTTTTCGTTCGCCGTGGACAACGGCATCGACCCCTATGCACGACAGAAGAACCGCGCGCTCGTGGCGGAGTCGCGCGCCGATCTTTTGTCGCTGATCATCCAGGAAGGCACGTTCCGGAAGATCGAGGACGGACTGTTCCTGCAGATTGGCGAGCGGCTTCCCGACAACCGGCTGGGTGGCATCTTCGTCGCCGATTCGCGCGAGGAAGGCGTCAATCTCGTCTACTATGCCAAGACCGGCAGCATCATCGAGCGCGGCGGCGAAAAGGTGCTGATGATGAATGACGGCGTCATCCATCGCAAAACGCTGACGGGCGACCTCAGTGTCATCCGGTTCACGTCCTATGCCTTCGACATGTCGGCCTTCATGTCGGCGGCCAACCAGGTGACGCTCCTTCCAAAGGACCAGACGACGCAGTACCTTCTCAATCCAAGCCCCAACGACAAGAACTATCAGCAAAATCCCCAGGAATACCGGGCCGAGGTCGACCAGCGATTTACGGAATGGACGTACTCCATGGTTTTCGCGCTGATCGCGCTCGCGGTCGCGGGAGACGCGCGTTCGCATCGCGAGGCGCGCGTCAATCCGCTGATCACGGCCATCGCGATATCGCTGTTCGTGCGCTGGCTGGGCTTCTTCGCCGCCAGCAAGGCCGACGAGGTCCCGCAATATTCCTATATGGTCTATGGCGTACCGATCGTGGCTTCCGCGGTGGCGATCTGGTTCATCGTGTCGAACCGGACCATGGAATTGCCGGTCGCCTGGGCGGACTGGATGACAAACCTGGCCAGCCGCATCGGTGACGGCTGGAATGCCCTCAAGCTGCGTCTATCCAGGCGTGACACCTCGGGCCAGGGAGCCGGCTGA